In Labrus bergylta chromosome 6, fLabBer1.1, whole genome shotgun sequence, the following proteins share a genomic window:
- the stil gene encoding SCL-interrupting locus protein homolog isoform X2, with the protein MSIPVNLQALPSGVFESVFKQENIRGSFPKSRSALWDGSPAGEKLRLQLCARRKPRLVLLEKALRLAQRHARQSNKPRLHCFFLGSVSVDADEEGVTVTLDRFDLGRDQAGASGRVPSALLPGDAVVPCLFSSQVETTPDTVIQSEAELHHCFKVLQQCVSSRLSLDLSQLLKLRGHVTCSQQSDVTAFSLSWSSVCPSVSVDVQPVRSIPIIPTALLRSLTSINRPLPNAANRQRGFLTMDQTRKLLLLLESDPKASTLPLVGLWLSGVTHVYNPQVWAWCLRFLFSSALQDRVYSESGCFLLILFASTHTPPQVFQCRAPGPGPGPGPGPQLDYQLLTASQSVTLYQAVCVEGRTLSCDLDLSRQTQVFRDAQSSFNSVVLSAAGLSVSDQDSGVEDEDLSPRPSPSPHPPAQQSRRVQPSVPELSLLIDSSFSSNHNWQDAGSAHRPPPPTDRKSAPPTRNINSAPKPAPPPHLHSTPNSNLQQPCTCCSSHTYNCTSIFSSSTGLHPAPSVFPHPHNTPPPSSNHPSSHHQTLSTLSCPHSASVSPTPASFPHHHNTPPPSSHHQTPPPSSHHQTPPPSSHHQTPPPPPSSHHQTPPPPPSSHHQTPPPPPSSHHQTPPPPSCLPPPPPLSSHHYTPHTPPPSSNHPSPPLSSHYRTPPPSQSPSSPPSGPPLPCPFSLPPADPVTPAPWLPRPPCVNQCCDQGGGVTPVDTYQLLLLQDRQLRLLQAQVQMLLEAQGKCQTSSQQADTQTPRSTASVAVGTGASLFWGDPGQEVHAPPTSYNSPLSSPRPPPHTDTSAEDADVLDQKAAAYSFSGLQSPVLGESASMFTPADEQQSFYHNLQNQLNSRLQEPGDSRRNSPPAAPDRSHSSASSSASSSASSSASSSASRGKQQRGGDPVVSATLRQLQQLGVDLHEQDLTESERRKHQTVESSSTLASINPLAVLSRLSVSEPSASSLFPEGSVDLSLEANAIALRYLSDSQLSRLSLGGHAPQLAPTSSNDSLMSPSNMSMATRKYMKRYGLIEEEDEEEQEVDARRPLTEALNVKLLPQSQLIRDLRPKMQLLASSSKPLTSDKENCSSGRPSLVRASSRQTEGSVGNILDLSRLRQLPKLF; encoded by the exons ATGAGCATCCCGGTGAACCTCCAGGCTCTGCCGTCCGGAGTCTTTGAATCCGTTTTCAAACAGGAGAACATCAGAGGAAG TTTCCCCAAATCCAGATCAGCTCTGTGGGATGGCAGCCCTGCAGGAGAGAAGCTCCGCCTCCAGCTCTGTGCTCGCAG gaaGCCTCGCTTGGTGCTGCTGGAGAAAGCTCTGCGTCTGGCTCAGCGTCACGCCCGTCAAAGCAACAAGCCCCGCCTCCACTGCTTCTTCCTGGGATCAGTGTCTGTCGatgcag ATGAGGAGGGAGTCACTGTGACTCTGGACCGCTTTGATCTGGGTCGGGACCAGGCCGGAGCCTCAGGCAGGGttccctctgctctgctgccCGGAGACGCCGTGGTTCCCTGTTTGTTCTCGTCACAGGTCGAAACCACACCTGACACTGTCATCCAATCAGAGGCTGAGCTGCATCACTGCTTCAAG gtgttgcAGCAGTGTGTGAGCAGTAGactctctctggatctgagtcaGCTGTTGAAGCTTCGTGGTCATGTGACATGCTCTCAGCAGTCTGATGTCACAGCGTTCAGTCTCAGCTGGTCATCTGTTTGTCCGTCCGTCAGCGTGGACGTGCAGCCGGTCAGATCCATTCCCATCATACCCACCGCTCTGCTGCGAAGTCTGACCAGCATCAACAGACCTCTGCCCAACGCCGCCAACCGCCAGAGAGG GTTTCTGACCATGGACCAGACCAggaagctgctcctgctgctggagTCTGACCCTAAAGCCTCCACACTGCCGCTGGTTGGACT gtgGCTGAGTGGAGTCACACACGTGTACAACCCTCAGGTGTGGGCGTGGTGTCTGAGGTTCCTGTTCAGCTCCGCCCTCCAGGACAG AGTTTACTCAGAGAGCGGCTGTTTCCTCCTCATTCTGTtcgcctccacacacacacctcctcagGTGTTCCAGTGTCGAgcaccaggaccaggaccaggaccaggaccaggaccacaGCTGGACTACCAGCTGCTCACTGCATCCCAATCTGTCACACTGTACCAG gccGTGTGTGTGGAGGGTCGGACTCTGAGCTGTGATCTGGATCTCAGCAGACAGACTCAGGTGTTCAGAGACGCCCAGAGCTCCTTCAACAG CGTTGTCCTGTCTGCTGCTGGTCTGTCTGTCAGCGATCAGGACTCTGGAGTGGAAGATGAAGATCTGTCTCCACGCCCGTCCCCGAGCCCCCACCCCCCCGCCCAGCAG TCTCGCAGAGTTCAGCCGTCTGTTCCTGAACTTTCTCTGCTGATTGACAGCAGCTTCTCCTCCAATCACAACTGGCAGGACGCTGGCTCCGCCCACAGACCTCCTCCCCCCACTGACAGGAAGTCTGCTCCTCCTACCAGAAACATCAACTCAGCCCCCAAAccggctcctcctcctcatctccacAGCACCCCCAACTCCAACCTGCAGCAGCCCTGCACCTGCTGCTCCTCCCACACTTACAACTGCacctccatcttctcctcctccacaggaCTCCACCCTGCACCTTCTGTTTTCCCTCATCCTCACAACACCCCTCCTCCatcatccaatcatccatcatccCATCATCAAACTCTTTCTACTCTCTCCTGTCCTCACTCTGCTTCTGTATCTCCTACACCTGCTTCTTTTCCACATCACCACaacactcctcctccctcctcccatcatcaaactcctcctccctcctcccatcatcaaactcctcctccctcctcccatcatcaaactcctcctcctcctccctcctcccatcatcaaactcctcctcctcctccatcctcccatcatcaaactcctcctcctcctccatcctcccatcatcaaactcctcctcctccctcttgtctcccaccaccacctcctctaTCCTCCCATCACTACACTcctcacactcctcctccttccagTAACcatccatctcctcctctgtcctcccaTTACCgtactcctcctccctcacagagtccctcctctcctccctctggtCCTCCTCTTCCCTGTCCCTTCAGCCTCCCCCCTGCAGACCCAGTGACTCCTGCCCCCTGGCTCCCTCGTCCGCCTTGTGTGAATCAATGCTGTGATCAGGGGGGCGGAGTCACACCAGTCGACACCtaccagctcctcctccttcaggaCAGACAGCTGCGCCTCCTGCAGGCTCAG GTGCAGATGTTGTTGGAGGCGCAGGGGAAATGTCAGACCTCCAGCCAGCAGGCCGACACTCAGACGCCACGGAGCACCGCCAGCGTCGCCGTgggaacag gggcCAGTCTGTTCTGGGGGGATCCTGGGCAGGAGGTCCATGCTCCTCCCACCTCCTACAACAGCCCCTTGTCCTCACCcagaccccccccacacactgacacatcTGCTGAGGATGCTGACGTCCTGGATCAGAAGGCTGCTGCATACAG CTTCAGCGGGCTGCAGAGTCCCGTCCTGGGGGAGAGCGCCAGCATGTTCACGCCTGCAGACGAGCAGCAGAGCTTCTACCACAACCTGCAG AATCAGCTCAACAGCCGTCTGCAGGAGCCCGGCGACTCCAGGAGAAACAGCCCCCCTGCAGCTCCTGACCGCTCAcactcctccgcctcctcctccgcctcctcctcggCGTCCTCCTCGGCCTCCTCCTCGGCGTCCCGGGGGAAGCAGCAGCGAGGAGGGGACCCGGTGGTCAGCGCCACTCTgaggcagctgcagcagctcggAGTGGATCTGCACGAACAAGATCTGACGGAGTCTGAAAGAAGAAAGCACCAAACTGTGGAGAGCAGCAG cacgTTGGCGTCCATCAACCCGTTGGCGGTCCTGTCCAGACTGAGCGTGTCCGAGCCGTCAGCCAGCTCTCTGTTTCCTGAAGGCAGCGTGGATTTGAGTCTGGAGGCCAACGCCATTGCTCTGCGCTACCTCAGCGACTCTCAGCTCAGCAGGCTGTCTCTGGGAGGCCACGCCCCCCAACTAGCCCCCACCTCCTCCAATGACTCGCTGATGTCGCCTAGCAACATGTCTATGGCCACCAGGAAGTACATGAAGAGGTACGGCTTGATcgaagaggaagacgaggaggagcaggaggtcGATGCTCGCCGCCCACTGACTGAAGCTCTGAACGTGAAGCTCCTCccacagagtcagctgatcagAGACCTGAGGCCCAAAATGCAGCTGTTAGCTAGCAGCTCCAAACCGCTAACCAGCGACAAGGAGAACTGTTCCAGCGGGCGGCCATC
- the stil gene encoding SCL-interrupting locus protein homolog isoform X3 — translation MSIPVNLQALPSGVFESVFKQENIRGRSSMNSLTALSFPKSRSALWDGSPAGEKLRLQLCARRKPRLVLLEKALRLAQRHARQSNKPRLHCFFLGSVSVDADEEGVTVTLDRFDLGRDQAGASGRVPSALLPGDAVVPCLFSSQVETTPDTVIQSEAELHHCFKVLQQCVSSRLSLDLSQLLKLRGHVTCSQQSDVTAFSLSWSSVCPSVSVDVQPVRSIPIIPTALLRSLTSINRPLPNAANRQRGFLTMDQTRKLLLLLESDPKASTLPLVGLWLSGVTHVYNPQVWAWCLRFLFSSALQDRVYSESGCFLLILFASTHTPPQVFQCRAPGPGPGPGPGPQLDYQLLTASQSVTLYQAVCVEGRTLSCDLDLSRQTQVFRDAQSSFNSVVLSAAGLSVSDQDSGVEDEDLSPRPSPSPHPPAQQSRRVQPSVPELSLLIDSSFSSNHNWQDAGSAHRPPPPTDRKSAPPTRNINSAPKPAPPPHLHSTPNSNLQQPCTCCSSHTYNCTSIFSSSTGLHPAPSVFPHPHNTPPPSSNHPSSHHQTLSTLSCPHSASVSPTPASFPHHHNTPPPSSHHQTPPPSSHHQTPPPSSHHQTPPPPPSSHHQTPPPPPSSHHQTPPPPPSSHHQTPPPPSCLPPPPPLSSHHYTPHTPPPSSNHPSPPLSSHYRTPPPSQSPSSPPSGPPLPCPFSLPPADPVTPAPWLPRPPCVNQCCDQGGGVTPVDTYQLLLLQDRQLRLLQAQVQMLLEAQGKCQTSSQQADTQTPRSTASVAVGTGASLFWGDPGQEVHAPPTSYNSPLSSPRPPPHTDTSAEDADVLDQKAAAYSFSGLQSPVLGESASMFTPADEQQSFYHNLQNQLNSRLQEPGDSRRNSPPAAPDRSHSSASSSASSSASSSASSSASRGKQQRGGDPVVSATLRQLQQLGVDLHEQDLTESERRKHQTVESSRLSVSEPSASSLFPEGSVDLSLEANAIALRYLSDSQLSRLSLGGHAPQLAPTSSNDSLMSPSNMSMATRKYMKRYGLIEEEDEEEQEVDARRPLTEALNVKLLPQSQLIRDLRPKMQLLASSSKPLTSDKENCSSGRPSLVRASSRQTEGSVGNILDLSRLRQLPKLF, via the exons ATGAGCATCCCGGTGAACCTCCAGGCTCTGCCGTCCGGAGTCTTTGAATCCGTTTTCAAACAGGAGAACATCAGAGGAAG AAGCTCCATGAACTCTCTCACTGCGCTCAGTTTCCCCAAATCCAGATCAGCTCTGTGGGATGGCAGCCCTGCAGGAGAGAAGCTCCGCCTCCAGCTCTGTGCTCGCAG gaaGCCTCGCTTGGTGCTGCTGGAGAAAGCTCTGCGTCTGGCTCAGCGTCACGCCCGTCAAAGCAACAAGCCCCGCCTCCACTGCTTCTTCCTGGGATCAGTGTCTGTCGatgcag ATGAGGAGGGAGTCACTGTGACTCTGGACCGCTTTGATCTGGGTCGGGACCAGGCCGGAGCCTCAGGCAGGGttccctctgctctgctgccCGGAGACGCCGTGGTTCCCTGTTTGTTCTCGTCACAGGTCGAAACCACACCTGACACTGTCATCCAATCAGAGGCTGAGCTGCATCACTGCTTCAAG gtgttgcAGCAGTGTGTGAGCAGTAGactctctctggatctgagtcaGCTGTTGAAGCTTCGTGGTCATGTGACATGCTCTCAGCAGTCTGATGTCACAGCGTTCAGTCTCAGCTGGTCATCTGTTTGTCCGTCCGTCAGCGTGGACGTGCAGCCGGTCAGATCCATTCCCATCATACCCACCGCTCTGCTGCGAAGTCTGACCAGCATCAACAGACCTCTGCCCAACGCCGCCAACCGCCAGAGAGG GTTTCTGACCATGGACCAGACCAggaagctgctcctgctgctggagTCTGACCCTAAAGCCTCCACACTGCCGCTGGTTGGACT gtgGCTGAGTGGAGTCACACACGTGTACAACCCTCAGGTGTGGGCGTGGTGTCTGAGGTTCCTGTTCAGCTCCGCCCTCCAGGACAG AGTTTACTCAGAGAGCGGCTGTTTCCTCCTCATTCTGTtcgcctccacacacacacctcctcagGTGTTCCAGTGTCGAgcaccaggaccaggaccaggaccaggaccaggaccacaGCTGGACTACCAGCTGCTCACTGCATCCCAATCTGTCACACTGTACCAG gccGTGTGTGTGGAGGGTCGGACTCTGAGCTGTGATCTGGATCTCAGCAGACAGACTCAGGTGTTCAGAGACGCCCAGAGCTCCTTCAACAG CGTTGTCCTGTCTGCTGCTGGTCTGTCTGTCAGCGATCAGGACTCTGGAGTGGAAGATGAAGATCTGTCTCCACGCCCGTCCCCGAGCCCCCACCCCCCCGCCCAGCAG TCTCGCAGAGTTCAGCCGTCTGTTCCTGAACTTTCTCTGCTGATTGACAGCAGCTTCTCCTCCAATCACAACTGGCAGGACGCTGGCTCCGCCCACAGACCTCCTCCCCCCACTGACAGGAAGTCTGCTCCTCCTACCAGAAACATCAACTCAGCCCCCAAAccggctcctcctcctcatctccacAGCACCCCCAACTCCAACCTGCAGCAGCCCTGCACCTGCTGCTCCTCCCACACTTACAACTGCacctccatcttctcctcctccacaggaCTCCACCCTGCACCTTCTGTTTTCCCTCATCCTCACAACACCCCTCCTCCatcatccaatcatccatcatccCATCATCAAACTCTTTCTACTCTCTCCTGTCCTCACTCTGCTTCTGTATCTCCTACACCTGCTTCTTTTCCACATCACCACaacactcctcctccctcctcccatcatcaaactcctcctccctcctcccatcatcaaactcctcctccctcctcccatcatcaaactcctcctcctcctccctcctcccatcatcaaactcctcctcctcctccatcctcccatcatcaaactcctcctcctcctccatcctcccatcatcaaactcctcctcctccctcttgtctcccaccaccacctcctctaTCCTCCCATCACTACACTcctcacactcctcctccttccagTAACcatccatctcctcctctgtcctcccaTTACCgtactcctcctccctcacagagtccctcctctcctccctctggtCCTCCTCTTCCCTGTCCCTTCAGCCTCCCCCCTGCAGACCCAGTGACTCCTGCCCCCTGGCTCCCTCGTCCGCCTTGTGTGAATCAATGCTGTGATCAGGGGGGCGGAGTCACACCAGTCGACACCtaccagctcctcctccttcaggaCAGACAGCTGCGCCTCCTGCAGGCTCAG GTGCAGATGTTGTTGGAGGCGCAGGGGAAATGTCAGACCTCCAGCCAGCAGGCCGACACTCAGACGCCACGGAGCACCGCCAGCGTCGCCGTgggaacag gggcCAGTCTGTTCTGGGGGGATCCTGGGCAGGAGGTCCATGCTCCTCCCACCTCCTACAACAGCCCCTTGTCCTCACCcagaccccccccacacactgacacatcTGCTGAGGATGCTGACGTCCTGGATCAGAAGGCTGCTGCATACAG CTTCAGCGGGCTGCAGAGTCCCGTCCTGGGGGAGAGCGCCAGCATGTTCACGCCTGCAGACGAGCAGCAGAGCTTCTACCACAACCTGCAG AATCAGCTCAACAGCCGTCTGCAGGAGCCCGGCGACTCCAGGAGAAACAGCCCCCCTGCAGCTCCTGACCGCTCAcactcctccgcctcctcctccgcctcctcctcggCGTCCTCCTCGGCCTCCTCCTCGGCGTCCCGGGGGAAGCAGCAGCGAGGAGGGGACCCGGTGGTCAGCGCCACTCTgaggcagctgcagcagctcggAGTGGATCTGCACGAACAAGATCTGACGGAGTCTGAAAGAAGAAAGCACCAAACTGTGGAGAGCAGCAG ACTGAGCGTGTCCGAGCCGTCAGCCAGCTCTCTGTTTCCTGAAGGCAGCGTGGATTTGAGTCTGGAGGCCAACGCCATTGCTCTGCGCTACCTCAGCGACTCTCAGCTCAGCAGGCTGTCTCTGGGAGGCCACGCCCCCCAACTAGCCCCCACCTCCTCCAATGACTCGCTGATGTCGCCTAGCAACATGTCTATGGCCACCAGGAAGTACATGAAGAGGTACGGCTTGATcgaagaggaagacgaggaggagcaggaggtcGATGCTCGCCGCCCACTGACTGAAGCTCTGAACGTGAAGCTCCTCccacagagtcagctgatcagAGACCTGAGGCCCAAAATGCAGCTGTTAGCTAGCAGCTCCAAACCGCTAACCAGCGACAAGGAGAACTGTTCCAGCGGGCGGCCATC
- the stil gene encoding SCL-interrupting locus protein homolog isoform X1, which produces MSIPVNLQALPSGVFESVFKQENIRGRSSMNSLTALSFPKSRSALWDGSPAGEKLRLQLCARRKPRLVLLEKALRLAQRHARQSNKPRLHCFFLGSVSVDADEEGVTVTLDRFDLGRDQAGASGRVPSALLPGDAVVPCLFSSQVETTPDTVIQSEAELHHCFKVLQQCVSSRLSLDLSQLLKLRGHVTCSQQSDVTAFSLSWSSVCPSVSVDVQPVRSIPIIPTALLRSLTSINRPLPNAANRQRGFLTMDQTRKLLLLLESDPKASTLPLVGLWLSGVTHVYNPQVWAWCLRFLFSSALQDRVYSESGCFLLILFASTHTPPQVFQCRAPGPGPGPGPGPQLDYQLLTASQSVTLYQAVCVEGRTLSCDLDLSRQTQVFRDAQSSFNSVVLSAAGLSVSDQDSGVEDEDLSPRPSPSPHPPAQQSRRVQPSVPELSLLIDSSFSSNHNWQDAGSAHRPPPPTDRKSAPPTRNINSAPKPAPPPHLHSTPNSNLQQPCTCCSSHTYNCTSIFSSSTGLHPAPSVFPHPHNTPPPSSNHPSSHHQTLSTLSCPHSASVSPTPASFPHHHNTPPPSSHHQTPPPSSHHQTPPPSSHHQTPPPPPSSHHQTPPPPPSSHHQTPPPPPSSHHQTPPPPSCLPPPPPLSSHHYTPHTPPPSSNHPSPPLSSHYRTPPPSQSPSSPPSGPPLPCPFSLPPADPVTPAPWLPRPPCVNQCCDQGGGVTPVDTYQLLLLQDRQLRLLQAQVQMLLEAQGKCQTSSQQADTQTPRSTASVAVGTGASLFWGDPGQEVHAPPTSYNSPLSSPRPPPHTDTSAEDADVLDQKAAAYSFSGLQSPVLGESASMFTPADEQQSFYHNLQNQLNSRLQEPGDSRRNSPPAAPDRSHSSASSSASSSASSSASSSASRGKQQRGGDPVVSATLRQLQQLGVDLHEQDLTESERRKHQTVESSSTLASINPLAVLSRLSVSEPSASSLFPEGSVDLSLEANAIALRYLSDSQLSRLSLGGHAPQLAPTSSNDSLMSPSNMSMATRKYMKRYGLIEEEDEEEQEVDARRPLTEALNVKLLPQSQLIRDLRPKMQLLASSSKPLTSDKENCSSGRPSLVRASSRQTEGSVGNILDLSRLRQLPKLF; this is translated from the exons ATGAGCATCCCGGTGAACCTCCAGGCTCTGCCGTCCGGAGTCTTTGAATCCGTTTTCAAACAGGAGAACATCAGAGGAAG AAGCTCCATGAACTCTCTCACTGCGCTCAGTTTCCCCAAATCCAGATCAGCTCTGTGGGATGGCAGCCCTGCAGGAGAGAAGCTCCGCCTCCAGCTCTGTGCTCGCAG gaaGCCTCGCTTGGTGCTGCTGGAGAAAGCTCTGCGTCTGGCTCAGCGTCACGCCCGTCAAAGCAACAAGCCCCGCCTCCACTGCTTCTTCCTGGGATCAGTGTCTGTCGatgcag ATGAGGAGGGAGTCACTGTGACTCTGGACCGCTTTGATCTGGGTCGGGACCAGGCCGGAGCCTCAGGCAGGGttccctctgctctgctgccCGGAGACGCCGTGGTTCCCTGTTTGTTCTCGTCACAGGTCGAAACCACACCTGACACTGTCATCCAATCAGAGGCTGAGCTGCATCACTGCTTCAAG gtgttgcAGCAGTGTGTGAGCAGTAGactctctctggatctgagtcaGCTGTTGAAGCTTCGTGGTCATGTGACATGCTCTCAGCAGTCTGATGTCACAGCGTTCAGTCTCAGCTGGTCATCTGTTTGTCCGTCCGTCAGCGTGGACGTGCAGCCGGTCAGATCCATTCCCATCATACCCACCGCTCTGCTGCGAAGTCTGACCAGCATCAACAGACCTCTGCCCAACGCCGCCAACCGCCAGAGAGG GTTTCTGACCATGGACCAGACCAggaagctgctcctgctgctggagTCTGACCCTAAAGCCTCCACACTGCCGCTGGTTGGACT gtgGCTGAGTGGAGTCACACACGTGTACAACCCTCAGGTGTGGGCGTGGTGTCTGAGGTTCCTGTTCAGCTCCGCCCTCCAGGACAG AGTTTACTCAGAGAGCGGCTGTTTCCTCCTCATTCTGTtcgcctccacacacacacctcctcagGTGTTCCAGTGTCGAgcaccaggaccaggaccaggaccaggaccaggaccacaGCTGGACTACCAGCTGCTCACTGCATCCCAATCTGTCACACTGTACCAG gccGTGTGTGTGGAGGGTCGGACTCTGAGCTGTGATCTGGATCTCAGCAGACAGACTCAGGTGTTCAGAGACGCCCAGAGCTCCTTCAACAG CGTTGTCCTGTCTGCTGCTGGTCTGTCTGTCAGCGATCAGGACTCTGGAGTGGAAGATGAAGATCTGTCTCCACGCCCGTCCCCGAGCCCCCACCCCCCCGCCCAGCAG TCTCGCAGAGTTCAGCCGTCTGTTCCTGAACTTTCTCTGCTGATTGACAGCAGCTTCTCCTCCAATCACAACTGGCAGGACGCTGGCTCCGCCCACAGACCTCCTCCCCCCACTGACAGGAAGTCTGCTCCTCCTACCAGAAACATCAACTCAGCCCCCAAAccggctcctcctcctcatctccacAGCACCCCCAACTCCAACCTGCAGCAGCCCTGCACCTGCTGCTCCTCCCACACTTACAACTGCacctccatcttctcctcctccacaggaCTCCACCCTGCACCTTCTGTTTTCCCTCATCCTCACAACACCCCTCCTCCatcatccaatcatccatcatccCATCATCAAACTCTTTCTACTCTCTCCTGTCCTCACTCTGCTTCTGTATCTCCTACACCTGCTTCTTTTCCACATCACCACaacactcctcctccctcctcccatcatcaaactcctcctccctcctcccatcatcaaactcctcctccctcctcccatcatcaaactcctcctcctcctccctcctcccatcatcaaactcctcctcctcctccatcctcccatcatcaaactcctcctcctcctccatcctcccatcatcaaactcctcctcctccctcttgtctcccaccaccacctcctctaTCCTCCCATCACTACACTcctcacactcctcctccttccagTAACcatccatctcctcctctgtcctcccaTTACCgtactcctcctccctcacagagtccctcctctcctccctctggtCCTCCTCTTCCCTGTCCCTTCAGCCTCCCCCCTGCAGACCCAGTGACTCCTGCCCCCTGGCTCCCTCGTCCGCCTTGTGTGAATCAATGCTGTGATCAGGGGGGCGGAGTCACACCAGTCGACACCtaccagctcctcctccttcaggaCAGACAGCTGCGCCTCCTGCAGGCTCAG GTGCAGATGTTGTTGGAGGCGCAGGGGAAATGTCAGACCTCCAGCCAGCAGGCCGACACTCAGACGCCACGGAGCACCGCCAGCGTCGCCGTgggaacag gggcCAGTCTGTTCTGGGGGGATCCTGGGCAGGAGGTCCATGCTCCTCCCACCTCCTACAACAGCCCCTTGTCCTCACCcagaccccccccacacactgacacatcTGCTGAGGATGCTGACGTCCTGGATCAGAAGGCTGCTGCATACAG CTTCAGCGGGCTGCAGAGTCCCGTCCTGGGGGAGAGCGCCAGCATGTTCACGCCTGCAGACGAGCAGCAGAGCTTCTACCACAACCTGCAG AATCAGCTCAACAGCCGTCTGCAGGAGCCCGGCGACTCCAGGAGAAACAGCCCCCCTGCAGCTCCTGACCGCTCAcactcctccgcctcctcctccgcctcctcctcggCGTCCTCCTCGGCCTCCTCCTCGGCGTCCCGGGGGAAGCAGCAGCGAGGAGGGGACCCGGTGGTCAGCGCCACTCTgaggcagctgcagcagctcggAGTGGATCTGCACGAACAAGATCTGACGGAGTCTGAAAGAAGAAAGCACCAAACTGTGGAGAGCAGCAG cacgTTGGCGTCCATCAACCCGTTGGCGGTCCTGTCCAGACTGAGCGTGTCCGAGCCGTCAGCCAGCTCTCTGTTTCCTGAAGGCAGCGTGGATTTGAGTCTGGAGGCCAACGCCATTGCTCTGCGCTACCTCAGCGACTCTCAGCTCAGCAGGCTGTCTCTGGGAGGCCACGCCCCCCAACTAGCCCCCACCTCCTCCAATGACTCGCTGATGTCGCCTAGCAACATGTCTATGGCCACCAGGAAGTACATGAAGAGGTACGGCTTGATcgaagaggaagacgaggaggagcaggaggtcGATGCTCGCCGCCCACTGACTGAAGCTCTGAACGTGAAGCTCCTCccacagagtcagctgatcagAGACCTGAGGCCCAAAATGCAGCTGTTAGCTAGCAGCTCCAAACCGCTAACCAGCGACAAGGAGAACTGTTCCAGCGGGCGGCCATC